The proteins below are encoded in one region of Micromonospora pisi:
- a CDS encoding cobyric acid synthase yields MSGGLLVAGTTSDAGKSVLTAGICRWLFRRGVKVAPFKAQNMSNNSAVVVGPDGRGGEIGRAQAMQAAACGLAPDLRFNPVLLKPGSDLSSQVVLLGEALREPAAPPGVGTQPGVGADGTPAPGTTSITATNFRTLRPRLARTAFAALAELRAEYDVVICEGAGSPAEINLRDTDYVNMGLARHAALPTIVVADIDRGGVFASLFGTVALLDAADQALIAGFVINKFRGDLGLLQPGIDMLGNVTGRPTYGVLPWDRDLWLDAEDSLAYDRLLGRPASPRGTEWLDVAVVRLPRISNATDLEALATEPGVRVRLTVEPGEVAAADLVVLPGTKSTVDDLAWLRRTGLADAVLAHAAAGRPLLGICGGFQMLSRVIHDEVESRRGTVEGLGLLPIEIAFDPRKTVTRSVGTAFDSLPVHGYEIHHGYVSDTDPGLPPLLTYADGRTEGANLGAVLGTHWHGAFESDGFRRRFLTEAARLAGRHGFQVAPDTSFAAARERTLDLLGDLVEEHLDTDALWRLVDGGPPADLPFIPPGAPPAG; encoded by the coding sequence ATGAGCGGCGGCCTGCTCGTCGCCGGGACCACCTCCGACGCCGGCAAGAGCGTCCTCACCGCCGGCATCTGCCGCTGGTTGTTCCGGCGCGGGGTCAAGGTCGCCCCGTTCAAGGCGCAGAACATGTCCAACAACTCGGCAGTGGTGGTCGGACCGGACGGCCGGGGCGGCGAGATCGGCCGGGCCCAGGCCATGCAGGCCGCCGCCTGCGGGCTCGCCCCCGACCTGCGCTTCAACCCGGTGCTGCTCAAGCCCGGCAGCGACCTGTCCAGCCAGGTCGTGCTCCTGGGCGAGGCGCTGCGGGAGCCGGCCGCGCCACCCGGGGTGGGCACGCAACCCGGGGTGGGCGCCGACGGGACCCCGGCACCCGGGACCACCTCGATCACCGCCACCAACTTCCGGACGCTGCGACCCCGGCTCGCCCGGACCGCCTTCGCCGCCCTGGCCGAACTGCGCGCCGAGTACGACGTGGTGATCTGCGAGGGGGCCGGCAGCCCGGCCGAGATCAACCTGCGGGACACCGACTACGTCAACATGGGGCTGGCCCGGCACGCGGCCCTGCCCACCATCGTCGTCGCCGACATCGACCGGGGCGGTGTCTTCGCGTCGCTGTTCGGCACCGTCGCGCTGCTCGACGCCGCCGACCAGGCACTCATCGCCGGCTTTGTGATCAACAAGTTCCGGGGGGACCTCGGTCTGCTCCAACCCGGCATCGACATGCTCGGCAACGTCACCGGCCGCCCCACGTACGGGGTGCTGCCCTGGGACCGGGACCTGTGGCTCGACGCCGAGGACTCGCTCGCGTACGACCGGCTGCTCGGGCGGCCGGCGTCGCCACGCGGCACCGAGTGGCTCGACGTGGCGGTGGTCCGGTTGCCCCGCATCTCCAACGCCACCGACCTGGAGGCACTCGCCACCGAACCCGGGGTACGCGTCCGGCTCACCGTCGAACCGGGCGAGGTCGCCGCCGCCGACCTGGTTGTGCTCCCCGGCACCAAGTCCACCGTGGACGACCTGGCGTGGCTGCGCCGTACCGGCCTCGCCGACGCGGTGCTCGCACACGCCGCCGCCGGCCGGCCGCTGCTCGGCATCTGCGGCGGGTTCCAGATGCTGTCCCGCGTCATCCACGACGAGGTGGAGAGCCGACGGGGCACCGTCGAAGGGCTCGGCCTGCTGCCGATCGAGATCGCGTTCGACCCGCGCAAGACGGTGACCCGATCGGTGGGCACGGCCTTCGACTCGCTTCCGGTGCACGGCTACGAGATCCACCACGGGTACGTCTCCGACACCGACCCCGGGCTGCCGCCGCTGCTGACGTACGCCGACGGGCGTACCGAAGGGGCGAACCTCGGCGCCGTACTCGGCACCCACTGGCACGGGGCGTTCGAGTCCGACGGGTTCCGTCGCCGGTTCCTGACCGAGGCGGCCCGGCTCGCCGGCCGGCACGGTTTCCAGGTGGCGCCGGACACCTCCTTCGCCGCCGCCCGGGAACGGACCCTGGACCTCCTCGGCGACCTGGTGGAGGAGCACCTCGACACCGACGCGCTCTGGCGTCTGGTCGACGGCGGCCCCCCGGCCGACCTGCCCTTCATCCCGCCGGGCGCACCACCTGCCGGTTGA
- a CDS encoding DUF397 domain-containing protein, protein MTDLAPEWRKSTRSSGNQGNCVDVADNIASHVLVRDSKDPAGPALTFGPEAWRAFVGFAKQG, encoded by the coding sequence ATGACTGACCTGGCCCCCGAGTGGCGCAAGAGCACTCGTAGCAGCGGGAATCAGGGAAACTGTGTGGACGTGGCTGACAACATCGCCAGCCACGTCCTCGTCCGCGACAGCAAGGACCCGGCGGGACCGGCCCTGACTTTCGGCCCCGAGGCGTGGCGGGCCTTCGTCGGCTTCGCCAAGCAGGGCTAG
- a CDS encoding uridine kinase family protein, which produces METFPELARRIMGRPARLGRTRLVAVDGPSGAGKSVFAGRLAAALTALPAPAELPGDAPLDPPELLPGEHVPVVRTDDLLAGWDDQLSFWPRLDEWVLTPLRAARPGRYRRYDWTRAAFGPDWVTVPPAPVVVIEGVSSSRAGIAPELSLAIFVTAPPRLRLDRVLTRDGAAVLPDLTRWRQGERRHFDADATADRADLVVDGAPGAAAGTDPAVATDPAVATDPAVATDPVDDSITALDPDVHYVRLR; this is translated from the coding sequence GTGGAGACGTTTCCGGAGCTGGCACGACGAATCATGGGACGGCCGGCCCGACTCGGACGGACCCGGTTGGTCGCGGTCGACGGTCCCAGCGGCGCGGGTAAGAGCGTCTTCGCCGGCCGTCTCGCCGCCGCGCTCACCGCGTTGCCGGCGCCGGCCGAACTGCCGGGCGACGCCCCGCTCGACCCGCCGGAGCTGCTGCCGGGCGAGCACGTGCCGGTGGTGCGGACCGATGACCTGCTCGCCGGTTGGGACGACCAGCTCAGCTTCTGGCCCAGGCTGGACGAGTGGGTGTTGACTCCGCTGCGGGCCGCGCGGCCCGGACGCTACCGTCGCTACGACTGGACCAGGGCCGCCTTCGGCCCCGACTGGGTGACCGTGCCGCCCGCGCCGGTGGTGGTCATCGAGGGGGTCAGCTCCAGCCGGGCCGGTATCGCCCCGGAGCTGAGCTTGGCGATCTTCGTGACCGCGCCGCCCCGGCTGCGGCTGGACCGGGTGTTGACCCGTGACGGGGCGGCGGTGTTGCCGGACCTGACCCGGTGGCGGCAGGGAGAGCGCCGGCACTTCGACGCGGACGCCACAGCCGATCGGGCCGACCTCGTGGTCGACGGTGCTCCCGGCGCCGCCGCCGGCACGGACCCGGCGGTCGCCACGGATCCAGCGGTCGCCACGGATCCAGCGGTCGCCACCGACCCGGTCGACGATTCGATCACCGCGCTCGACCCGGATGTCCACTACGTTCGATTGCGGTGA
- a CDS encoding cobalamin biosynthesis protein — MIAVRPETIMRRVGRPATTSTTTSGNGSSRVRLGSGTANAAGLAAGYALDALFGDPRRLHPVAGFGQAAAALESRLYRPNRSAGAAYAALAVGVPVLVAVAAATATRQRPIARAALVAAGTWTVLGGRTLRHEATVMGRALRQGDLPAARGRLNHLCGRDPSMLDEPELARATVESVAENTSDAVVAPLVWGAVAGLPGLIGYRAANTLDAMVGHRSPRYARFGTAAARLDDLLNLVPSRLTALLTIVSAPTVRGDRGRAWRIWRRDRHDHPSPNAGQCESAMAGALGVRLGGRNIYFGRSEARPFLGDGPRPEARHIRRAARLSGTVGLAALGVAVTYAITARPRRALLGGLARVVRSRVLRPGPPPGVRR; from the coding sequence GTGATCGCCGTGCGACCGGAGACGATCATGCGTCGGGTCGGACGACCGGCCACGACAAGCACGACAACATCGGGCAACGGCTCGAGCCGGGTGCGGCTGGGCAGCGGCACGGCCAACGCGGCCGGGCTGGCCGCCGGCTACGCGCTCGACGCGCTCTTCGGCGACCCCCGTCGACTGCACCCGGTCGCCGGATTCGGACAGGCGGCGGCCGCTCTCGAAAGCCGGCTCTACCGTCCGAACCGCTCGGCGGGAGCGGCGTACGCGGCGCTGGCGGTGGGCGTACCGGTGCTGGTGGCGGTGGCCGCCGCGACCGCGACCCGGCAGCGGCCGATCGCCCGTGCGGCGCTGGTCGCGGCCGGCACCTGGACCGTGCTCGGCGGCCGGACCCTGCGGCACGAGGCGACGGTGATGGGCCGGGCACTGCGCCAGGGCGACCTGCCGGCGGCCCGGGGCCGGCTGAACCACCTCTGCGGACGGGACCCGTCGATGCTGGACGAGCCCGAGCTGGCCCGCGCGACGGTCGAGTCGGTGGCCGAGAACACCTCCGACGCCGTGGTCGCGCCCCTGGTCTGGGGTGCCGTGGCGGGACTCCCCGGACTGATCGGATACCGGGCGGCGAACACCCTCGACGCTATGGTCGGGCACCGGTCGCCCCGGTACGCGCGCTTCGGCACCGCCGCCGCCCGCCTCGACGACCTGCTCAACCTGGTGCCGTCCCGGCTGACCGCGCTGCTCACCATCGTCAGCGCGCCGACCGTACGTGGCGACCGGGGCCGCGCCTGGCGGATCTGGCGCCGGGACCGGCACGACCACCCCAGCCCGAACGCCGGACAGTGCGAGTCGGCGATGGCCGGCGCGCTCGGGGTGCGGCTCGGCGGTCGCAACATCTACTTCGGCCGGTCCGAGGCCCGCCCCTTCCTCGGTGACGGGCCCCGGCCGGAGGCGCGGCACATCCGTCGTGCCGCCCGGCTCTCCGGCACCGTCGGGCTGGCCGCGCTGGGCGTCGCGGTGACGTACGCGATCACCGCCCGACCCCGGCGGGCGCTGCTCGGCGGTCTGGCCCGGGTGGTCCGGTCCCGGGTGCTGCGCCCCGGCCCGCCTCCCGGGGTACGCCGATGA
- a CDS encoding cobyrinate a,c-diamide synthase, protein MTAVPRVLVSAPSSGHGKTAVAVGLLAAYAARGLDAAGFKVGPDQTDAAYLGLAAGRPGRNLDPRLVGPHRVAPIFAYGATGADVAVVEGTMGLFDSLAGRSETDSTAAVATALRTPVVLVVDVAAMGQSVAALVHGFRAYDEMLWLGGVILNRVASDRHEQLLREALDDIGVPVFGALRRHELPAALPSRQHGVVPVLHRGVDAYRGVRRLGEAIAATVDLDRLLSLARSAPRLATEPWSAAEALAQARAAAPLPPGPAPRGPGQGAPGQAGPGQPPMVPGSGAGGRRPVIALAGTAALSYSYPETAELLAAAGAEVVPVDPLQDEELPEGTEALVVGGGLPESYAEELSANRRLAAAVAELARSGRPVLAEGAGALWLAREFDGRPMCGVFDATGVSTDRIVVGYREATARAASVVAPLGARLVGYKQHRGLLDPRAGQTPAWSWGGGTPEGFVWRQVHASQLILHWAGAPEIAGRLVGALAVPGPLAPRAGAEPAAGVRNGPVAGPRAPRAGAEPVGGLRLVPSNRPADPVQSGARPGQGERPVPGGPDGGRSA, encoded by the coding sequence ATGACCGCCGTGCCGCGCGTGCTGGTGAGCGCGCCTTCCTCCGGACACGGTAAGACCGCGGTCGCCGTCGGTCTGCTCGCCGCGTACGCCGCCCGGGGGCTCGACGCCGCCGGCTTCAAGGTGGGCCCGGACCAGACCGACGCCGCGTACCTCGGACTCGCCGCTGGTCGGCCGGGGCGCAATCTCGACCCTCGGCTGGTCGGCCCGCACCGGGTCGCCCCGATCTTCGCGTACGGCGCGACCGGCGCCGACGTGGCGGTGGTCGAGGGCACCATGGGGCTCTTCGACAGTCTCGCCGGACGCTCCGAGACCGACTCCACCGCCGCCGTCGCGACCGCGCTGCGTACGCCGGTGGTGCTGGTCGTCGACGTGGCGGCGATGGGCCAGTCGGTGGCCGCGCTGGTGCACGGGTTCCGGGCGTACGACGAGATGCTCTGGCTCGGCGGGGTGATCCTCAACCGGGTCGCCTCGGACCGGCACGAGCAACTGCTCCGGGAGGCCCTCGACGACATCGGCGTACCGGTCTTCGGTGCGCTGCGCCGGCACGAACTGCCCGCCGCGCTCCCCTCCCGCCAGCACGGTGTGGTGCCGGTGCTGCACCGGGGCGTGGACGCGTACCGGGGGGTGCGCCGGCTGGGTGAGGCGATCGCCGCCACGGTGGACCTCGACCGGCTCCTCAGCCTGGCCCGGTCGGCGCCCCGGCTCGCCACCGAGCCATGGTCGGCGGCGGAGGCACTGGCCCAGGCCCGTGCGGCGGCACCGTTGCCGCCCGGACCGGCGCCGCGCGGTCCCGGCCAGGGCGCGCCAGGTCAGGCCGGTCCGGGGCAGCCTCCGATGGTGCCCGGCAGTGGTGCCGGCGGCCGGCGGCCCGTGATCGCGCTCGCCGGCACCGCGGCGCTCTCCTACTCCTACCCGGAGACCGCCGAGCTGTTGGCCGCTGCCGGCGCGGAGGTGGTGCCGGTCGACCCGTTGCAGGACGAGGAGTTGCCGGAGGGGACCGAGGCGCTGGTCGTCGGGGGTGGGCTGCCCGAGTCGTACGCGGAGGAACTGTCGGCGAACCGGCGGCTCGCCGCGGCGGTGGCCGAACTCGCCCGTTCCGGTCGGCCGGTGCTCGCCGAGGGCGCCGGGGCGCTCTGGCTGGCCCGGGAGTTCGACGGCCGGCCGATGTGCGGGGTGTTCGACGCGACCGGGGTGAGCACCGACCGGATCGTGGTCGGCTATCGCGAGGCGACCGCCCGTGCGGCCAGCGTGGTCGCCCCGCTCGGTGCCCGGCTGGTCGGTTACAAGCAGCACCGGGGTCTGCTCGACCCCCGCGCCGGGCAGACCCCGGCCTGGAGCTGGGGCGGCGGCACCCCGGAGGGGTTCGTCTGGCGGCAGGTGCACGCCTCGCAGCTGATCCTCCACTGGGCGGGTGCCCCGGAGATCGCGGGACGACTGGTCGGGGCGCTCGCCGTGCCTGGCCCGCTGGCGCCGCGTGCGGGGGCGGAGCCCGCAGCCGGGGTCCGGAACGGTCCGGTAGCCGGTCCCCGGGCGCCCCGGGCGGGGGCGGAGCCGGTCGGAGGGCTGCGGCTGGTGCCGTCGAACCGGCCGGCCGACCCGGTGCAGTCGGGTGCCCGACCCGGTCAGGGTGAGCGGCCGGTGCCGGGCGGCCCGGACGGTGGGCGGTCGGCGTGA
- a CDS encoding dipeptidase, with protein sequence MTRPIFTEAGLRAAIERELPGVRADLERLVRIPGIAFDGFDHSHVERSAEAVAELLRGCSLDVRIVRSGGQPAVIGRRAAPPGAPTVLLYAHHDVQPVGDISLWESDPFEPVERDGRLYGRGAADDKAGIMAHVAALRAFGDDLPVGVVLFIEGEEEYGSDSLERLLREHRDEIASDVIVIADSGNWDIGVPALTTSLRGIVNCFVEIRTLEHAIHSGMFGGAVPDALTALTRLLATLHDEHGDVAVDGLISRGGATVDYPEDRLRHESGLVDGVSFIGTGRLTDRIWTKPALAILAIDAPPTTGAPNALVPAAKAKLSVRLAPGDNPKQAYAALRSHLEKHAPWGTTAVVTIEHDGDPCVIDASGPYFDAARGAFEAAWDGVKPVDIGVGGSIPFIATFQEMFPAAAILVTGVEDPYARAHGPNESLHLGEFARVCLAETLLLAKVAEAAAADR encoded by the coding sequence ATGACCAGACCGATCTTCACCGAGGCCGGGTTGCGGGCCGCGATCGAGCGGGAACTGCCGGGCGTCCGGGCCGACCTCGAACGCCTCGTCCGGATCCCCGGCATCGCGTTCGACGGCTTCGACCACTCACACGTGGAGCGCTCCGCCGAGGCCGTCGCCGAGCTGTTGCGCGGCTGCTCGCTCGACGTACGCATCGTGCGCTCCGGCGGGCAGCCCGCGGTCATCGGTCGGCGCGCCGCACCGCCCGGGGCGCCGACCGTGCTGCTCTACGCCCACCACGACGTCCAGCCCGTCGGCGACATCTCCCTGTGGGAGAGCGACCCGTTCGAGCCGGTCGAGCGGGACGGCCGCCTCTACGGGCGGGGCGCGGCCGACGACAAGGCCGGGATCATGGCCCACGTCGCCGCGCTCCGGGCGTTCGGTGACGACCTGCCGGTCGGTGTCGTCCTGTTCATCGAGGGCGAGGAGGAGTACGGCTCCGACTCGCTGGAGCGGCTCCTCCGGGAACACCGCGACGAGATCGCCTCGGACGTCATCGTCATCGCCGACTCCGGCAACTGGGACATCGGCGTACCGGCGCTGACCACCTCGCTGCGCGGCATCGTGAACTGTTTCGTCGAGATCCGTACGCTCGAACACGCCATCCACAGCGGCATGTTCGGCGGCGCGGTGCCGGACGCGCTGACCGCCCTGACCCGGTTGCTCGCGACCCTGCACGACGAGCACGGCGACGTCGCGGTGGACGGTCTGATCAGCCGGGGTGGCGCGACGGTCGACTACCCGGAGGACCGGCTCCGGCACGAGTCCGGGCTGGTCGACGGCGTCTCCTTCATCGGCACCGGTCGGCTCACCGACCGGATCTGGACCAAGCCGGCGCTGGCGATCCTCGCCATCGACGCGCCGCCGACGACCGGGGCACCGAACGCGCTGGTGCCGGCGGCCAAGGCGAAGCTGAGCGTCCGGCTGGCCCCGGGCGACAACCCCAAGCAGGCGTACGCCGCGCTCCGGTCGCACCTGGAGAAGCACGCGCCGTGGGGTACGACCGCCGTCGTCACGATCGAGCACGACGGTGACCCGTGCGTGATCGACGCCTCCGGACCGTACTTCGACGCCGCCCGGGGTGCCTTCGAGGCGGCCTGGGACGGGGTGAAGCCGGTCGACATCGGGGTCGGCGGCTCGATCCCGTTCATCGCCACCTTCCAGGAGATGTTCCCGGCGGCGGCGATTCTGGTCACCGGGGTCGAGGACCCGTACGCGCGGGCGCACGGGCCGAACGAGAGCCTGCACCTGGGTGAGTTCGCCCGGGTCTGCCTGGCCGAGACGCTGCTGCTGGCCAAGGTCGCGGAGGCGGCCGCCGCCGACCGCTGA
- a CDS encoding helix-turn-helix domain-containing protein: MHRWREGSGWKSGITQDQAGTAINVSASLIAAIENGRLVPQPDTAAQLDDLFGTGDKVQRAANEARDDARPTWLRPWTDHEQRAVLLRTFESMLVPGLLQTEAYARAVLRGSRLSHDEVERTTQVRHERQAATVEQDDAPMLSAVLGEFALTCGPPDVLGPQLKHLLDMSERPKVQILVVPRSAGLHAGLAGAFVLATLPAKGRTGYVDDQLRGRLVVEGGDLDRLEVAWEIVTGLAVPVHLSRDLIVKAIEDHD, encoded by the coding sequence GTGCATCGGTGGCGCGAGGGGTCAGGTTGGAAGAGCGGCATCACCCAAGACCAGGCAGGGACGGCGATCAACGTCAGTGCCTCGCTGATCGCGGCGATCGAGAACGGCCGGTTGGTCCCACAGCCTGACACCGCTGCCCAGCTAGACGACCTGTTTGGCACTGGTGACAAGGTCCAGCGAGCCGCTAACGAGGCGCGCGATGACGCGCGTCCGACGTGGCTGCGACCTTGGACAGACCACGAGCAGCGGGCTGTGCTGCTGCGCACCTTCGAGTCAATGCTGGTCCCCGGACTGCTTCAGACCGAGGCGTACGCCCGCGCCGTACTGCGCGGAAGCCGGCTGTCGCACGACGAGGTCGAGCGCACGACTCAAGTTCGCCATGAGCGCCAGGCCGCAACCGTCGAGCAGGACGACGCCCCGATGCTCTCCGCCGTGCTCGGCGAGTTCGCGCTTACCTGCGGGCCGCCCGATGTTCTCGGTCCTCAACTGAAGCATCTGCTGGACATGAGCGAGCGCCCGAAGGTGCAAATCCTGGTTGTGCCTCGGAGCGCTGGCCTTCATGCTGGCCTTGCCGGCGCGTTCGTGCTCGCGACCCTCCCTGCGAAGGGCCGGACGGGATACGTCGATGACCAACTACGGGGTCGGTTGGTGGTTGAGGGCGGGGACCTCGATCGGCTGGAAGTAGCGTGGGAGATCGTCACCGGGTTAGCCGTGCCGGTGCACCTGTCAAGGGACCTCATAGTGAAAGCAATCGAAGATCATGACTGA
- a CDS encoding SURF1 family protein — translation MYRFLLTPRWLGIFALTLVAATVMVLLGNWQLSRYRERSAINERIDAADRVAPAPLADVLPTAGGSAGVAGPAPEKDAAWTRVTVTGRYDDTNTIVVRGRTVDSRVGFEVVTPLLLADGSAVLVDHGWVPPPPGSATAQPELPAIPTGQVTVVGRVHLSESKPGVVDRRDGRLETRRIALPRLAGELPYPIYGAYLLLDEQTPAADPTFAAVPIQHENNWQNAGYVIQWWLFALMTLYGFGWLARREALGDNKSKTDDRTPRSRDRAAEPA, via the coding sequence GTGTACCGCTTCCTGCTCACCCCACGCTGGCTGGGCATCTTCGCCCTGACGCTGGTCGCGGCGACGGTGATGGTGCTGCTCGGCAACTGGCAGCTGAGTCGCTACCGGGAGCGGTCCGCGATCAACGAACGGATCGACGCCGCGGACCGGGTGGCGCCGGCCCCACTGGCCGACGTGTTGCCGACGGCCGGCGGATCGGCCGGGGTGGCTGGACCCGCACCGGAGAAGGACGCGGCCTGGACCCGGGTGACAGTGACCGGGCGGTACGACGACACCAACACGATCGTCGTACGCGGCCGTACGGTCGACAGCCGGGTCGGCTTCGAGGTGGTCACACCGTTGCTTCTCGCTGACGGCAGCGCGGTGCTGGTCGACCACGGCTGGGTGCCGCCGCCGCCGGGTTCGGCCACCGCCCAGCCGGAACTGCCGGCGATCCCCACCGGGCAGGTGACCGTGGTGGGCCGGGTGCACCTGTCGGAGAGCAAGCCGGGCGTGGTCGATCGTCGCGACGGCAGGCTGGAGACCCGTCGGATCGCACTGCCGCGCCTGGCCGGCGAACTGCCGTACCCGATCTACGGCGCGTACCTGCTGCTCGACGAGCAGACCCCGGCGGCCGACCCCACGTTCGCGGCGGTGCCGATCCAGCATGAGAACAACTGGCAGAACGCCGGCTACGTGATCCAGTGGTGGCTCTTCGCCCTGATGACCCTCTACGGTTTCGGCTGGCTGGCCCGCCGCGAGGCGCTTGGTGACAACAAGTCGAAGACCGACGACCGCACCCCGCGCAGCCGGGACCGGGCTGCCGAACCGGCCTGA
- a CDS encoding ATP-dependent DNA ligase — protein sequence MRFLDLVATSAAVSATSGRRAKVELLAAALRGLAPDEIPAGSAYLAGELRQRQTGVGYAALRELPPPAAQPVLTVTDVDTAIDAIAAVAGPGSQARRRELLGRLFTAATADEQQMLVRLFSGELRQGAQAGLLADAIARAAEVPLPAVRRALLLTGDLKMVAATALTGGAAALGEITLRVGRPLAPMLAQSAPSVDQALAVTGTPAVVDVKLDGIRIQVHRSGDEIAVFTRSLDEITSRVPEVVAAVRTLPAREIVLDGEAIALDAAGRPRPFQETASRAATRAATRGARPSATAGLSAEVAAEQSANEPVRSFGAAPVGPAAPADRATPTDSATTTGRAGHQEPATPVGPAPAQLPAPVRPAPAAPAVRAAAGSTGTSVLTPYFFDLLHLDGTDLLDAPGRERWAALAETVAAPQLVGRVTVENVLAAADAFAAALDAGQEGVVVKSPDAPYEAGRRGGGWIKVKPRHTLDLVVLAVEWGSGRRRGLLSNLHLGARDPDTGGFVMLGKTFKGLTDELLRWQTERFLELAVERGDWVVRVRPEQVVEIAFDGVQTSPRYPGGMALRFARVVRYRDDKSAAEADTIDMVRAIHTGRVGG from the coding sequence GTGCGGTTCCTCGACCTGGTGGCCACCTCGGCCGCCGTCAGTGCGACCTCCGGCCGGCGGGCGAAGGTCGAGCTGCTCGCCGCCGCCCTCCGTGGCCTGGCCCCGGACGAGATCCCGGCCGGTTCCGCCTACCTCGCCGGTGAGCTGCGCCAACGCCAGACCGGGGTCGGTTACGCCGCGCTGCGTGAGCTGCCACCACCGGCGGCACAGCCGGTGCTGACCGTCACCGACGTCGACACCGCCATCGACGCCATCGCCGCGGTGGCCGGCCCCGGATCACAGGCCCGCCGCCGCGAACTGCTCGGCCGGCTCTTCACCGCCGCCACCGCCGACGAGCAGCAGATGCTGGTCCGGCTCTTCAGCGGCGAACTGCGCCAGGGTGCCCAGGCCGGGCTCCTGGCCGACGCCATCGCCCGCGCCGCCGAGGTGCCGCTCCCCGCCGTACGCCGGGCGTTGCTGCTCACCGGCGACCTGAAGATGGTCGCCGCGACGGCGCTGACCGGCGGCGCCGCCGCCCTCGGTGAGATCACCCTGAGGGTCGGCCGACCGCTCGCCCCGATGCTCGCGCAGAGCGCCCCCTCGGTCGACCAGGCCCTGGCGGTGACCGGAACGCCGGCCGTGGTCGACGTCAAGCTCGACGGCATCCGGATCCAGGTGCACCGCTCCGGTGACGAGATCGCCGTCTTCACCCGCAGCCTCGACGAGATCACCTCCCGGGTGCCGGAAGTGGTCGCGGCCGTCCGCACCCTGCCGGCCCGCGAGATCGTGCTCGACGGCGAGGCGATCGCGCTGGATGCCGCCGGTCGACCCCGGCCGTTCCAGGAGACGGCGAGCCGGGCGGCGACCCGGGCGGCGACCCGGGGCGCCCGCCCGAGCGCAACCGCCGGCCTCTCCGCCGAGGTCGCCGCCGAACAGTCGGCGAACGAGCCGGTGCGGTCGTTCGGTGCCGCGCCGGTCGGCCCGGCGGCGCCCGCCGATCGGGCGACACCGACGGACTCGGCGACGACGACCGGACGGGCCGGGCATCAGGAACCAGCCACCCCGGTCGGCCCCGCACCGGCCCAGTTGCCGGCCCCGGTCCGTCCCGCTCCGGCCGCGCCAGCGGTACGCGCGGCGGCCGGCAGCACCGGCACCAGCGTGCTCACCCCGTACTTCTTCGACCTGCTCCACCTCGACGGCACGGACCTGCTCGACGCCCCCGGCCGGGAGCGCTGGGCGGCCCTGGCCGAGACGGTCGCCGCACCCCAACTCGTCGGGCGGGTGACCGTGGAGAACGTGCTCGCCGCCGCCGACGCTTTCGCCGCCGCGCTCGACGCAGGGCAGGAGGGCGTGGTGGTCAAGTCGCCCGACGCGCCGTACGAGGCCGGCCGGCGCGGCGGCGGCTGGATCAAGGTCAAACCCCGGCACACCCTGGACCTGGTGGTGCTCGCGGTGGAATGGGGCAGCGGCCGGCGTCGGGGTCTGCTGTCGAACCTGCACCTCGGCGCCCGTGACCCGGACACCGGCGGTTTTGTCATGCTCGGCAAGACCTTCAAGGGCCTCACCGACGAGTTGCTGCGCTGGCAGACCGAACGCTTCCTCGAACTGGCCGTCGAGCGCGGCGACTGGGTGGTCCGGGTCCGGCCGGAGCAGGTGGTCGAGATCGCCTTCGACGGGGTGCAGACCAGCCCCCGCTACCCGGGCGGGATGGCGTTACGGTTCGCCCGGGTGGTCCGCTACCGCGACGACAAGAGCGCCGCCGAGGCGGACACCATCGACATGGTCCGCGCCATCCACACCGGCCGGGTCGGCGGCTGA